Proteins found in one Oscarella lobularis chromosome 16, ooOscLobu1.1, whole genome shotgun sequence genomic segment:
- the LOC136196623 gene encoding murinoglobulin-1-like isoform X3, translating into MKTKLLLATSLLITFSASQLIRPVLPGPWPIIPVPPQSKPTRPPMSYRYRIVAQNYVFAGETLAVSIYVEKGSRKMMKDKEGNLFNPFPIDVTLDVKDRQSGQNLISTVNRKVTQRQCTTIFVELPESTPPRTHRVSVRMTSKQGAMRNFMTTFRVRPTNRMIMIQTDKPVYKPGQTILGRVIVLTSSRLTAASGKVTVQIRNPKNALMTSLKNLTLDTGVARFNFPLSSEPVLGQYALCATLEGVIQKQEKCFSVKVEEYVLPKFSCTISPKDDQFSCINRRHTVCYTVSATYTYGQKVKGTVSATATTGNTWTRCRNEEREVVLDSIDGEKTVCVRTCSRYDTCYGEINLEANVTDPTSGDEVACEGVTKIPIRQNPYQIEIVKPQFNAFYPCQKTRYTVKTSVVSGKPYGGARVKFICKALLKRGSKCGPDEKEIYTTKVTTGDDGRAPIEFCAPCNALDISCTAKAVNESSYISPARSGRSVLIYSQGRVMVRNFNISLEVGNEHVFDAYFTHSGKATAFILSKGTVLNKLSCFPTLIDINATDISDEICDAKRMPRPLKYHCSFRYQVTSAMIPKVTIVIGQKKLSAVNLNLPVTADSGNQMTLEFSQNQVEPGENVSLKIEAAPGSYVGVVAVDQSVYLQQAKNQLTVQQVRAEAAGFDSSPTYLPRKTFECGARRLWSCHCRKYGCKRTPSKDDENSTDISTFAASVRRRPGPSCPESDCYRSVCKLNGKCEFVSALSFYEAAGLKVLSNLKARGSPKCAKSKPPLGHSCCDFLWPRRFAIGLLNSAPRPLAAPGLFGQSQKESSGDAMDDEDGAETTTELVEVKKERVNFPETWIWKDIQLEKNSRNHDLMLTAPDTITSWIADGFALSAENSISVSMPASLRVFQPFFVSLTLPYSVIRGEKLEVRATVFNYLDINLTAFVELEVDSNEISIIESKADMQKDSRRSLTIPAGEARSIDYFVVPLKVGYLPMKCTARSTKAADAVVRPLLVEPEGVQKEYGLSSLICIEDNAQNAEKVFNLTLPPAYVPDSESAVVSVTTDYMEPTIEGLENLLRLPYGCGEQNMINFAPGVYITRYLTAVGKLDEKTKEKALNIMMKGYQREMIFQRDDGSYSAFGNSDRCGSMWLTAFVVRTFSQAHGIIDVDQTVQTEAIDWMKKKQSQDGSFPSVCRVLHKEMQGCSGGECSLTAYVTLALLEAGVPASDPSIVNALAFLNSTCLSNDCENNYALAVISNVFCKAAHPRADELLNKLLSCATTEGDTMYWKYSKENNQFCYGHRWGMPCASRSCDVETSAYALLAFKCRGDVGNSLRIVRWLLEQRNPSGGFRSTQDTVVALQALSEYAALSVANNDVKMNVRLTTDSEFSWSLTVDSSNSQDLQTLNIPTLPSTLTARLAGVGCVLIQAGVKYNIPEPPEEAAFEVTAMATMNENKGKSCSYKIRVCNRWLLKKPSSSNMALTDITLFSGFVPIDSDLKDLEKKGTCQIKRIDKQDRRVRVYIDEVRRTECCFELQMKRTVYVEDLQGVPVLSYNYYDPDQSGGTMLYPREDCKYN; encoded by the exons ATGAAAACAAAGCTTCTTTTAGCGACGTCACTTCTCATCACTTTCAGCGCCTCTCAATTGATCAGACCCGTGCTTCCTGGGCCTTGGCCAATAATTCCCGTGCCTCCTCAATCCAAACCGACTCGTCCGCCGATGTCCTATCGATATCGCATTGTCGCTCAGAACTACGTCTTTGCCGGAGAGACGCTCGCCGTGTCGATTTACGTGGAGAAAGGATCTCGGAAGATGATGAAAGACAAAGAGGGCAATCTGTTCAATCCCTttccaattgacgtcactctcgacgtcaaagacAGACAATCCGGTCAAAATCTAATTAGTACGGTCAATCGTAAAGTGACCCAACGCCAGTGCACAACCATTTTCGTGGAG CTTCCGGAATCGACTCCCCCGCGAACGCATAGGGTTAGCgtcagaatgacgtcaaagcaaGGGGCAATGAGAAATTTCATGACGACATTCCGCGTTCGACCTACGAACCGAATGATCATGATCCAGACAGATAAACCCGTTTATAAACCGGGACAGACGA TTCTTGGTCGAGTCATTgtgttgacgtcgtcgcgtttgaCCGCAGCTTCGGGCAAAGTGACTGTTCAAATTCGG AATCCCAAAAACGCTCTGATGACATCACTCAAGAACCTTACGCTCGACACGG GAGTTGCTAGGTTCAATTTTCCGTTGTCAAGTGAACCGGTACTTGGACAATACGCATTGTGCGCAACGCTCGAG GGTGTGATTCAAAAACAAGAGAAGTGCTTCTCAGTCAAAGTTGAAGAATACG TTTTGCCTAAATTCTCGTGCACCATTTCTCCCAAAGATGATCAATTCTCCTGTATCAACCGTAGGCATACGGTTTGCTACACTGTCAGCGCGAC ATACACGTACGGACAAAAGGTGAAGGGAACTGTTTCTGCCACGGCAACAACGGGCAATACCTGGACACGGTGTAGgaacgaagaaagagaagtcgTTCTAGATTCG attgatGGGGAAAAAACCGTTTGCGTTCGCACGTGTTCGAGATACGATACGTGCTACGGTGAAATTAATCTTGAGGCGAATGTGACGGATCCGACGTCGGGAGACGAAGTCGCCTGCGAAGGAGTCACGAAAATTCCTATTCGACAAAATCCTTATCAAATCGAAATAGTAAAACCGCAATTCAATGCTTTCTATCCCTGTCAGAAAACGCGTTACACC GTGAAAACGAGCGTCGTTTCGGGGAAACCGTATGGTGGGGCGAGAGTGAAATTCATTTGCAAAGCGCTGCTAAAAAGAGGAAGCAAATGCGGGCCTGACGAAAAAGAGATCTACACGACAAAAGTAACGACCGGTGACGATGGCAGAGCTCCAATCGAATTCTGCGCTCCGTGCAATGCTCTCGACATTTCGTGCACC GCTAAGGCTGTCAATGAATCTAGCTATATCTCGCCTGCTCGTAGCGGCAGGAGCGTCTTGATCTATTCGCAGGGACGCGTCATGGTCCGCAACTTTAATATATCATTAGAGGTAGGCAATGAACACGTGTTCGATGCCTATTTCACTCACTCGGGAAAAGCCACCGCCTTT ATTCTTAGCAAAGGGACCGTCTTAAATAAACTGTCATGTTTTCCAACTTTGATAGACATCAATGCGACGGATATATCGGATGAGATATGCGATGCCAAAAGAATGCCACGCCCGTTGAAATATCATTGCTCGTTTCGATATCAAGTGACTTCGGCAATGATTCCCAAAGTGACGATTGTCATCGGTCAGAAGAAATTGTCGGCTGTCAATCTCAATTTACCTGTCACAGCGGATTCTGGAAATCAA ATGACGTTGGAATTTAGTCAGAATCAAGTTGAGCCTGGAGAGAATGTGAGCCTGAAAATTGAAGCCGCTCCCGGGTCGTACGTCGGTGTTGTGGCCGTTGACCAAAGTGTCTACCTTCAACAGGCAAAAAATCAACTTACAGTTCAACAA GTTCGAGCAGAAGCGGCTGGCTTTGACTCGTCTCCGACTTATTTGCCTCGCAAGACCTTCGAGTGCGGAGCCAGGAGACTCTGGAGTTGCCACTGTCGTAAATACGGATGCAAACGCACGCCTTCC aaggacgacgaaaacaGTACTGACATTTCGACGTTTGCTGCGtctgttcgtcgtcgacccGGACCCAGCTGTCCAGAGTCGGACTGCTATAGAAGTGTTTGCAAGTTAAACGGAAAATGCGAATTCGTTTCAGCCTTGAGCTTTTACGAG GCTGCTGGGCTAAAGGTTCTGAGCAATTTGAAGGCAAGGGGTTCTCCGAAATGCGCCAAGTCTAAGCCGCCCTTAGGCCACAGCTGTTGTG ACTTTCTTTGGCCTCGGCGGTTTGCCATTGGCCTACTCAACTCCGCTCCCCGGCCCTTAGCCGCTCCGGGGCTGTTTGGGCAAAGTCAAAAAGAGAGTAGCGGGGATGCTATGGATGATGAAGACGGTGCTGAGACAACTACGGAACTAGTCGAAGTCAAAAAAGAACGGGTTAACTTTCCAGAGACGTGGATATGGAAGGATATTCAGCTCGA GAAAAATTCCAGGAATCATGATCTGATGTTGACTGCTCCGGACACGATAACGTCGTGGATTGCTGACGGTTTCGCTTTGTCAGCGGAGAATTCTATCAGCGTTTCGATGCCTGCGTCTCTTCGAGTCTTTCAGCCGTTCTTTGTGTCTCTCACTTTGCCTTACTCGGTCATTCGAGGCGAGAAACTCGAAGTGCGAGCCACCGTCTTCAATTATCTCGACATCAACCTCACT GCTTTCGTTGAATTGGaagtggattcaaatgaaattAGCATTATAGAATCAAAAGCAGATATGCAAAAAGACTCTCGACGCAGTTTGACCATACCAGCAGGAGAAGCTCGTTCTATTGACTATTTCGTCGTTCCTCTCAAAGTCGGTTATCTCCCAATGAAGTGCACGGCAAGATCGACTAAAGCAGCCGACGCCGTGGTTCGCCCACTTCTTGTTGAA CCAGAAGGTGTGCAAAAGGAGTATGGACTATCATCTCTCATCTGTATCGAAG ATAATGCCCAAAACGCTGAGAAAGTGTTCAATCTGACTCTTCCTCCCGCTTATGTTCCCGACTCCGAGAGCGCAGTCGTCAGCGTCACAA CGGATTACATGGAGCCTACGATTGAAGGACTGGAAAATCTCCTTCGACTTCCCTACGGATGTGGAGAACAGAACATGATTAATTTCGCTCCTGGCGTCTATATCACGCGTTATCTTACGGCCGTCGGGAAATtggacgagaaaacgaaggagaaggcTCTCAACATTATGATGAAAG GTTATCAAAGAGAAATGATTTTTCAGCGAGACGATGGATCGTACAGTGCGTTTGGAAACAGTGACCGATGTGGCAGCATGTG GTTAACTGCCTTTGTAGTCAGAACATTCAGTCAAGCGCATGGAATTATTGACGTCGACCAGACAGTTCAAACAGAGGCGATCGActggatgaagaagaagcagagtCAAGACGGATCATTCCCAAGTGTTTGCCGCGTTCTTCACAAGGAAATGCAAGGTTGCTCGGGAGGAGAATGCAGCCTGACCGCCTACGTTACACTTGCTCTATTAGAAGCAGGCGTACCGGCATCT GATCCATCTATTGTCAATGCATTGGCTTTCCTCAACTCGACGTGCCTCTCAAATGACTGCGAGAATAACTACGCTCTGGCTGTCATTTCCAACGTATTCTGCAAGGCTGCTCACCCTAGAGCCGACGAACTTCTCAATAAACTGCTGAGTTGCGCGACAACCGAAGGTGACACAATGTACTGGAAATATTCAAAGGAGAACAATCAATTCTGCTACGGACACCGTTGGGGAATGCCTTGCGCTAGTCGTTCGTGTGACGTGGAAACGAGCGCCTATGCACTACTTGCCTTCAAATGTCGTGGAGACGTGGGAAATAGCTTGAGAATTGTACGCTGGCTACTCGAGCAGAGAAATCCTTCTGGAGGCTTCCGATCAACCCAG GATACGGTAGTGGCTCTACAGGCTCTCTCCGAGTACGCTGCCTTGAGCGTTGCCAACAACGACGTGAAGATGAATGTTCGCTTGACTACCGACTCAGAATTCTCCTGGTCGCTCACCGTTGATTCGTCCAATTCCCAAGACCTCCAGACTCTCAATATTCCGACTCTTCCTTCGACGCTGACCGCTCGTCTTGCCGGCGTCGGATGCGTCCTCATACAAGCCGGCGTCAAGTATAATATACCGGAACCGCCGGAGGAAGCGGCGTTTGAAGTGACGGCCATGGCAACGATGAATGAAAACAAAGGGAAATCGTGCTCGTATAAGATTAGAGTTTGCAACCG CTGGTTGCTGA